The Panthera tigris isolate Pti1 chromosome F3, P.tigris_Pti1_mat1.1, whole genome shotgun sequence genome includes a window with the following:
- the LOC122235827 gene encoding eukaryotic translation initiation factor 2D-like, whose protein sequence is MHALWSYPDLLPAFTTWPPVLEKLMGGADLMRPGLVVPPAGLPQVQKGDLCAIALLGNRSASSGTLSLLPCCVVMEEVLSEWTLWSPPVCLHHKQYLFFFLM, encoded by the exons A TGCATGCCTTGTGGTCCTATCCTGACCTTCTCCCAGCTTTCACGACGTGGCCTCCGGTGCTTGAAAAACTGATGGGGGGAGCAG ATTTGATGCGGCCAGGACTCGTGGTGCCCCCTGCTGGTCTGCCTCAAGTACAGAAGGGTGACCTCTGTGCCATTGCCTTGCTGGGGAACAG GTCAGCAAGCTCAGGGACGCTGAGCCTTCTTCCCTGCTGTGTGGTGATGGAAGAGGTCCTCTCCGAGTGGACCTTGTGGTCACCTCCAGTGTGTCTTCATCAcaaacaatatcttttttttttcttaatgtaa